The Neisseria sicca genome includes a window with the following:
- a CDS encoding DUF5339 family protein: protein MKTSALLATLLTALSLSACGGSSSSAVCDEYEKAFADITKGVDAGTKDLMQKSFEQTKAALKDMPADQRDATCKAALDGLKGDAPAASPEDKAEEAKEAAEEAKDATEEAKNEAAAAKEEAK, encoded by the coding sequence ATGAAAACATCAGCTTTATTGGCAACTCTGCTAACCGCACTGTCTTTGTCCGCATGTGGCGGCAGCTCTTCTTCTGCTGTTTGCGACGAATACGAAAAAGCCTTTGCCGACATTACTAAAGGCGTTGATGCAGGCACAAAAGACCTGATGCAAAAATCATTTGAGCAAACTAAAGCAGCCTTGAAAGATATGCCTGCTGACCAAAGAGACGCTACCTGTAAAGCTGCTTTGGATGGATTGAAAGGTGATGCCCCTGCCGCTTCTCCTGAAGATAAAGCTGAAGAAGCAAAAGAAGCTGCCGAAGAAGCGAAAGACGCTACTGAAGAAGCCAAAAATGAAGCTGCGGCAGCAAAAGAAGAAGCTAAATAA
- a CDS encoding REP-associated tyrosine transposase → MLTNHIHAIWTLPPDDADYSLRWRLIKTKFSAHFPRAENLSASKQRRHERGICQRRFYEHTVRDETDLQRCADYIHFNPVKHGLCGNVRDWAFSSFHRYVRDGWLPLDWGGTKETAVMSFGE, encoded by the coding sequence GTGCTAACGAACCACATTCATGCCATTTGGACGCTGCCGCCCGACGATGCGGATTATTCCCTGCGCTGGCGGCTGATTAAAACCAAATTCTCCGCCCATTTCCCTCGTGCCGAAAACCTGTCTGCCAGCAAACAGCGGCGGCACGAACGCGGTATTTGTCAACGGCGTTTTTACGAACACACCGTGCGCGACGAAACGGATTTGCAACGTTGCGCGGACTACATCCATTTCAATCCCGTCAAACATGGATTGTGTGGCAATGTCCGCGATTGGGCGTTTTCGTCGTTTCACCGTTATGTGCGGGATGGATGGCTGCCGTTGGATTGGGGCGGAACAAAAGAAACGGCGGTAATGAGTTTTGGAGAGTGA
- a CDS encoding AAA family ATPase, with amino-acid sequence MKLRKVNFTNHFIFKDLELSFINESSQVFNTIIFAGENGAGKTVLLNTLYELIKLPINNQEVSELLGQGSYEFEFSKKEMEETLFRGISEEELKPLLSIDKFVIKIEFNTKKSEYYCNIYQNEMQSLLNHNVNIHLLSYINNINKIRGIFSDTEINFESSGIYNITASQVDDIQHEKLIRSKVNSPTILKQLLIDLYSQDNSKIANAINNSNPEKKCGEIRANLDLKINRFKSAFEKIIENKKMVKSDVLEGSHQIIFEDLRNNQEISIDDLSSGEKQIIYRGSFLLQNQKVLEDPIVFIDEPEISLHPDWQIKILDFYKNILTNQITNQLEAQLFVVTHSPFILHNINLDTDKVVILERDEYGNVRKKQSNEFYNYTSPELIKSAFKLPTEMFVTEKNIIFVEGKTDKQYIEKTIDTFNLPANNIEVKFIGSYKANKNNGSGESNLQKALEFLSDNHTIYKQKICILFDNDDGKNLSEKQTKFAIENKILVKTHEFNKNNAKNITRGIENLIEFSTDFCMDDYFEEDEKEYPTGLGRNRKVTIPVLKKQKLADDICKLDNSVLKRMLLKIKESLEPIIDEIN; translated from the coding sequence ATGAAATTGCGTAAAGTAAATTTTACAAATCACTTTATTTTTAAAGATTTAGAACTTTCATTTATTAATGAAAGTTCCCAAGTTTTTAATACCATCATTTTTGCAGGAGAAAATGGTGCTGGAAAAACTGTTTTACTAAATACATTATATGAGTTAATAAAACTACCTATTAACAATCAGGAAGTTAGTGAGTTATTGGGTCAGGGAAGTTATGAATTTGAATTTTCGAAAAAAGAAATGGAAGAGACTTTATTTAGAGGCATTTCTGAAGAAGAGTTAAAACCCCTATTATCAATAGATAAATTTGTTATTAAAATAGAATTTAATACTAAAAAAAGTGAGTATTATTGCAACATTTATCAAAATGAAATGCAATCTTTACTAAACCATAATGTGAATATTCACTTACTTAGTTACATAAATAATATAAATAAAATTAGAGGCATATTTTCAGACACTGAAATTAATTTTGAATCAAGTGGTATTTATAATATTACAGCTAGTCAAGTTGATGATATTCAACATGAGAAACTCATTCGAAGTAAAGTAAATTCACCTACTATACTAAAGCAGTTACTAATTGATTTATACAGCCAAGATAATTCAAAAATAGCTAATGCGATAAACAACAGCAATCCTGAGAAAAAATGTGGGGAAATCAGAGCTAATTTAGATCTAAAAATAAACAGGTTTAAATCAGCTTTTGAAAAAATAATTGAAAATAAAAAAATGGTTAAATCAGATGTATTGGAGGGTAGTCATCAAATTATTTTCGAAGATTTACGTAATAATCAAGAAATTTCCATTGATGATTTAAGTTCAGGTGAAAAACAAATTATTTATCGAGGCTCATTTTTATTACAAAATCAGAAAGTCCTAGAAGATCCTATTGTATTTATTGATGAGCCTGAAATTAGTCTACATCCTGATTGGCAAATTAAGATTTTAGATTTCTATAAAAATATTTTAACTAATCAGATAACTAATCAGTTAGAAGCACAATTATTTGTAGTAACTCATTCGCCTTTTATTTTGCACAATATTAATCTGGATACAGATAAGGTTGTTATTCTTGAACGCGATGAATATGGAAATGTAAGGAAAAAACAGTCTAATGAATTTTATAACTATACATCACCTGAATTAATTAAGTCTGCTTTTAAATTACCAACAGAAATGTTTGTCACAGAAAAAAATATTATTTTTGTTGAAGGAAAAACTGATAAGCAATATATTGAAAAAACAATTGATACATTTAACTTGCCTGCAAATAATATTGAAGTTAAGTTTATTGGTAGCTATAAAGCCAATAAAAACAATGGAAGTGGCGAAAGCAATCTACAAAAAGCATTAGAATTCTTATCTGATAATCATACTATATATAAACAAAAAATTTGTATTCTATTTGATAACGATGATGGGAAAAATTTATCAGAAAAACAAACTAAATTTGCTATTGAAAACAAAATACTTGTTAAGACACACGAGTTTAACAAAAACAATGCTAAAAACATCACTCGTGGAATTGAGAATTTAATCGAATTCTCTACTGATTTTTGTATGGATGATTATTTTGAAGAAGACGAGAAAGAATATCCAACAGGATTGGGTAGGAATAGAAAAGTTACTATTCCTGTTTTAAAAAAACAAAAATTAGCAGATGATATTTGTAAATTGGATAACTCGGTTTTAAAACGTATGCTTCTGAAAATTAAAGAATCTCTTGAGCCTATAATAGATGAAATTAATTAG
- the uvrA gene encoding excinuclease ABC subunit UvrA, which translates to MCNHHHQNDSKTPHSEARDNDTIRIRGARTHNLKNVDLDIPRHKLVVVTGLSGSGKSSLAFDTLYAEGQRRYVESLSAYARQFLQMMDKPDVDLIEGLSPAISIEQKSTSHNPRSTVGTVTEIHDYLRLLYARVGTPYCPEHNLPLSSQTVSQMVDAVLKLPEDTRVMILAPAVRERKGEFVDFFADLQAQGFARVRVDGEVYQLDEVPKLEKNIKHNIDVVIDRVKVKADIKQRLAESFETALRHGNERALAMEMDSGEEHWFSARFACPVCSYSLPELEPRLFSFNNPMGSCPTCDGLGNTNFFDPEKVVAHPELSLATGAIDGWDKRNQFYFQMIQSLARHYGFDVQAAWETLPEKVKKVVLHGSGKEVIDFTYLSERGTTFNRSHAFEGIIPNLERRYRETDSETVREKLREYQNHRACPSCGGARLRKEARYVYVSGEPLHEVSAWPLTKTHQFFETLDLDGNKKQIAEKILKEITERLGFLINVGLDYLNLSRSAETLSGGEAQRIRLASQIGSGLTGVMYVLDEPSIGLHQRDNDRLLATLKRLRDLGNSVIVVEHDEDAIREADFVVDMGPGAGEHGGNVLIADTPENVAKCENSVTGQYLSGKKSIAVPSERTPVNPDRMLVLKGARGNNLKNVTLELPLGLITCITGVSGSGKSTLINDTLAKITARELNRAQEEPAPYDDIRGLEHLDKVINVDQSPIGRTPRSNPATYTGLFTPIRELFAGVPLSRERGYNVGRFSFNVKGGRCEACQGDGVIKVEMHFLPDVYVPCEVCHGKRYNRETLEIQYKGKNISQVLDMTVEEAREFFDAVPTVSRKLQTLMDVGLGYIRLGQSATTLSGGEAQRVKLALELSKRDTGRTLYILDEPTTGLHFADIALLLEVIGRLKGKGNSIVIIEHNLDVIKTADWIVDLGPEGGDGGGRIIAEGSPEQVAKVKGSYTGKYLKRILKGQKNEIA; encoded by the coding sequence ATGTGTAACCACCATCATCAAAACGACAGCAAAACTCCCCACTCAGAAGCCCGCGACAACGACACCATCCGCATCCGCGGCGCGCGCACGCATAATTTGAAAAACGTTGATTTGGACATTCCGCGCCACAAGCTGGTGGTGGTTACGGGGCTGTCGGGCAGCGGCAAGTCGTCGCTGGCGTTTGACACGTTGTATGCCGAAGGACAGCGGCGTTATGTCGAGAGCCTTTCCGCCTATGCACGGCAATTTTTGCAGATGATGGACAAGCCCGATGTCGATTTGATCGAAGGTCTGTCGCCCGCGATTTCCATCGAGCAGAAATCTACCAGCCATAACCCGCGTTCCACCGTCGGCACGGTAACGGAAATCCATGATTACCTGCGCCTTTTGTACGCCCGCGTCGGCACGCCGTATTGCCCCGAACACAATTTGCCGCTGTCGAGCCAAACCGTATCGCAGATGGTCGATGCCGTCTTGAAGCTGCCGGAAGACACGCGCGTGATGATTTTGGCGCCGGCGGTGCGAGAGCGTAAGGGCGAGTTTGTCGATTTCTTTGCCGACTTGCAGGCGCAGGGTTTTGCGCGGGTGCGCGTGGACGGCGAGGTCTATCAGTTGGACGAAGTGCCGAAGCTGGAAAAAAACATCAAGCACAATATCGACGTGGTCATCGACCGCGTGAAAGTGAAGGCGGACATCAAGCAGCGGCTGGCGGAAAGTTTTGAAACCGCGCTGCGCCACGGCAACGAGCGCGCGCTGGCAATGGAGATGGATAGCGGCGAAGAACATTGGTTTTCCGCGCGTTTCGCCTGCCCCGTGTGTTCGTACAGCCTGCCCGAATTGGAACCGCGCCTCTTTTCGTTCAACAACCCGATGGGCTCCTGCCCGACTTGCGACGGCTTGGGCAACACCAATTTCTTTGATCCCGAAAAAGTGGTCGCCCATCCCGAACTGTCGCTGGCAACGGGCGCGATTGACGGTTGGGACAAGCGCAACCAGTTCTATTTCCAAATGATTCAGTCGCTGGCGCGGCATTACGGTTTCGATGTGCAGGCTGCTTGGGAAACGCTGCCTGAAAAAGTGAAAAAAGTCGTGTTGCACGGCTCGGGCAAAGAAGTCATTGATTTCACCTACCTATCCGAACGCGGCACCACCTTCAACCGCAGCCACGCCTTCGAAGGCATCATCCCCAATCTCGAACGCCGCTACCGCGAAACCGACAGCGAAACCGTGCGCGAAAAACTGCGCGAATACCAAAACCACCGCGCCTGCCCAAGCTGCGGCGGCGCACGTTTGCGCAAAGAAGCGCGCTACGTTTACGTCAGTGGCGAACCCTTGCACGAAGTCTCCGCCTGGCCGCTCACCAAAACCCACCAATTCTTTGAAACGCTGGATTTGGACGGCAACAAAAAACAAATCGCCGAAAAAATCCTCAAAGAAATCACCGAGCGGCTCGGCTTCCTGATCAACGTCGGGCTGGATTACCTGAACTTGAGCCGCTCCGCCGAAACCCTTTCCGGCGGCGAAGCCCAGCGCATCCGCCTCGCCAGCCAAATCGGCAGCGGCCTGACCGGCGTGATGTACGTTTTGGACGAACCCTCCATCGGCCTGCACCAGCGCGACAACGACCGCCTGCTCGCCACCCTCAAACGTCTGCGCGATTTGGGCAACAGCGTGATTGTGGTCGAACACGACGAAGACGCCATCCGCGAAGCCGATTTCGTCGTCGATATGGGCCCCGGCGCAGGAGAACACGGCGGCAACGTACTGATTGCCGACACGCCCGAAAACGTCGCCAAATGCGAAAACTCCGTTACCGGACAATACCTCAGCGGCAAAAAATCCATTGCCGTGCCGTCTGAACGCACGCCCGTCAATCCCGACCGGATGCTCGTCCTCAAAGGCGCGCGCGGCAACAACCTCAAAAACGTCACCCTCGAACTGCCGCTCGGTTTGATTACCTGCATCACCGGCGTATCCGGCAGCGGCAAATCTACCCTGATTAACGACACCCTCGCCAAAATCACCGCCCGCGAACTCAACCGCGCCCAAGAAGAACCCGCCCCATACGACGACATCCGCGGCCTCGAACACCTCGACAAAGTCATCAACGTCGACCAATCCCCCATCGGCCGCACCCCGCGCTCCAACCCCGCCACCTACACCGGCCTGTTCACCCCCATCCGCGAACTCTTCGCCGGCGTACCCCTCTCGCGCGAACGCGGCTACAACGTCGGCAGATTCTCCTTCAACGTCAAAGGCGGCCGCTGCGAAGCCTGCCAAGGCGACGGCGTGATTAAAGTCGAAATGCACTTCCTGCCCGACGTGTACGTCCCCTGCGAAGTCTGTCACGGCAAACGTTACAACCGCGAAACGCTCGAAATCCAATACAAAGGCAAAAACATCAGCCAAGTCCTCGACATGACCGTCGAAGAAGCCCGCGAATTTTTCGACGCCGTCCCCACCGTATCGCGCAAACTGCAAACCCTGATGGACGTAGGCCTAGGCTACATCCGCCTCGGACAGTCCGCCACCACCCTCTCCGGCGGCGAAGCCCAGCGCGTCAAACTCGCCCTAGAACTCTCCAAACGCGACACCGGCAGAACGCTCTACATCCTCGACGAACCGACCACCGGCCTGCACTTCGCCGACATCGCCCTGCTGCTGGAAGTCATAGGTCGTCTGAAAGGCAAAGGCAACTCTATTGTGATTATCGAGCATAATCTGGATGTAATTAAAACCGCGGATTGGATTGTGGACTTGGGGCCCGAGGGGGGAGATGGGGGGGGGAGGATTATTGCTGAAGGCAGTCCAGAGCAGGTGGCGAAGGTTAAGGGAAGTTATACTGGTAAGTATTTGAAAAGAATATTAAAAGGACAAAAAAATGAAATTGCGTAA
- a CDS encoding phosphatidylserine decarboxylase, with the protein MNRLYPHPIIAREGWPFIGGGLVLSLLVSACCGWWSLPFWIFTVFALQFFRDPSREIPQDPEAILSPVDGRIVVVERARDPYRDTEALKISVFMNVFNVHSQKSPADCTVTAVEYNKGKFLNADLDKASTENERNAVLATTASGREITFVQVAGLVARRILCYTKVGEKLTRGERYGFIRFGSRVDMYLPVDAQAQVAIGDKVTGVRTVLARLPLQAPETAAPTETTTAAQTETTAPAQTAAEVAQSEIEAAADKVRNAAEQALKD; encoded by the coding sequence ATGAACCGTCTGTACCCCCACCCGATTATCGCCCGCGAGGGCTGGCCGTTTATCGGCGGCGGTTTGGTATTGAGTTTGCTGGTGTCTGCCTGCTGCGGCTGGTGGTCGCTGCCGTTTTGGATTTTCACCGTATTTGCCCTGCAATTTTTCCGCGACCCCTCCCGCGAAATCCCGCAAGACCCCGAAGCGATTTTAAGCCCCGTTGACGGACGTATCGTCGTCGTCGAACGCGCGCGCGATCCTTACCGTGATACCGAAGCGTTGAAAATCAGCGTGTTCATGAACGTCTTCAACGTCCACTCGCAAAAATCGCCTGCCGACTGCACCGTAACCGCCGTCGAATACAATAAAGGCAAATTTCTCAACGCCGATTTGGACAAAGCCAGTACCGAAAACGAACGCAACGCCGTACTGGCGACCACTGCTTCAGGTCGCGAAATCACCTTCGTCCAAGTCGCAGGCTTGGTTGCCCGCCGCATTTTGTGTTACACCAAAGTGGGTGAAAAATTGACCCGTGGCGAACGCTACGGTTTTATCCGCTTCGGTTCGCGCGTCGATATGTATCTGCCGGTTGATGCGCAGGCACAAGTTGCCATCGGCGACAAAGTAACCGGCGTGCGCACTGTTTTGGCGCGCCTGCCGCTCCAAGCTCCTGAAACTGCGGCACCGACTGAAACCACAACAGCCGCACAAACGGAAACAACCGCTCCGGCGCAAACCGCTGCCGAAGTTGCTCAATCCGAAATCGAAGCGGCTGCCGATAAAGTCCGCAATGCCGCAGAGCAGGCTTTAAAAGATTAA